CATAAAGCAGATTCCGAAGCCCGGCCCAATACGCCTGGCTTCGGAATGACAGATGGCCGGGATTTTTTAACCATGCCCAATCGTGGCTTGTTAGACATCGAGAATCTCTCTGTCGAGCAGATCCAGCACATCCTGGATCGGGCCAGGTTTTATCAGCCGATCGAGGCGCGCACCGGCAAGAAGCTGGACAAGCTGGCCGGGAAAACCATCATCCATCTATTCTTTGAATCCTCTACCCGCACGCGCACGTCGTTTGAAATTGCGGCGAAGCGGCTCGGTGCGGATACCATCTCCATTACGGCATCAGGCTCCAGCGTGGACAAGGGCGAATCGCTGCTGGATACCGTGAACACGCTGGCGGCGATGCGTCCCGACGCCATCGTCATGCGCCACGTGGCATCGGGCGCGCCACACTTTCTGGCGCGGTGCCTGGCGGCGCGCAATGTCGCCACGCCCATCATCAACGCGGGCGACGGCACGCACGAGCATCCCACGCAGGGGCTCCTGGACGCGCTGACCATACTCGATCACAAGCCTTCGCTGGCCGGGTTGCGCGTGGCCATCATCGGCGACATCTCGCACAGCCGCGTGGCGCGATCCAACATTCATCTGCTGACCAAGTTCGGCGCCAAGGTGGTCCTCTGTGGACCGCCGCCGATGCTGCCGCGAGCATTTGAAATGTTCTCTCCTCTGGTGGAGCGCACCTATCGCATGGAGGAAGCCATTGCGCGCGCCGACGTAATTATGATGCTGCGCGTGCAACTGGAACGTCAGGGCAAGAGTTTGTTCGCGTCGGACAACGAATATTTCCGCTACTATGGACTGCGCCTGGAACATCTGCAAATCGCCCAGCCCGATGCTATCGTGATGCACCCCGGGCCGATCAATCGCGGGCGCGAGTTGAGCAGCGAGGTGGCCGACTTCCCGCGTTCGGCAATTCTGAACCAAGTGGAGAATGGCATTTCGGTGCGCATGGCCGTGCTGGACCTGATGTTGGCCGCGGGTCCGGAAGGGAAAAACTGACGCTAGTCTAATCGAGCATGACAACTCCTTCTCCAACCGAACTCATCATCCGCCACGGGCGGGTCATGGACCCTTCGCAGAATGTCGATCGCACCTGTGATTTGCTGGTGCGCCAAGGACGTGTCGTTGGCCTTGGGGCCTTGGGTGACAATCTGCCCGCGCCTGCCTCCGATGCTCGAATGGTGGATGCCACCGGCTGCATCGTCGCGCCGGGGTTCATTGATCTGCACTGCCACCTGCGCGAGCCGGGCAAGGAGTATGCCGAGACGATCGAGAGCGGCGGACGCGCGGCGGCGGCGGGAGGATTCACTTCCGTGCTGTCGATGCCCAATACGCGGCCAGTGAATGACAGCGCCGCGGTAACGCGATTTATTATCGAGACGGCGCGGAAGCTTTCGCCGGTGAATGTGTTTCCCGTGGGTGCCATTACCGAAGGTTCGAAGGGCGAGCAGCTCGCTCCGTTTGCCGAGATGCAGGAAGCCGGCGCGGTGGCTCTCACCGACGACGGCCTGCCCGTGATGAACGCCGGGATGATGCGCCATGCCATGTCCTACGCCGCCGGCCTGGGGCTGACGGTGATTGATCATGCGGAAGACCTGAACCTGACCGGCGCTGGCCAGATGCATGAAGGCTATACGGCGGTGCGGCTGGGCCTGGCGGGCATCAGCGGCGCGTCGGAAGAGATCATGGTGGGCCGCAACATCCTGCTGGCGGCGACGACGGGCGCGCACTACCACGTCGCGCATCTCTCGACAGCCGGGGCGCTCGAGATGGTCCGCGAAGCCAAGCGGCGCGGACTAAAAGTAACCTGCGAGGTTACCCCGCACCACTTCTCGCTGATCGACGAAGACGTAAAGGACTACGACACAAATTATAAAATGAAGCCGCCGTTACGCAGCCGCGCCGATCGCGAAGCGCTGCTCCAGGGATTCGCCGACGGCACCGTGGACGCGATTGGAACCGATCACGCGCCGCACGCCGGAAGCGAGAAGATGCAGGAGTTCGCGCAAGCGCCCTTCGGCATTATAGGTCTCGAGACTGCGCTGGGACTGGCTCTGGACCGTTTAGTGCACACGGGTCGCAGCACACTGACTCGGTTGGTCGAACTGATGGCGGTGAATCCAGCGCGCATTGCGGGACTCGACAAGACCGGGCGCGGTACTCTGAAGCCCGGCTCCGTCGCCGATATTACGATCTTTGACCCGGAGCGCAACTGGACTTACGACGCGAATCAGAGTTTCTCGCGCAGCAAAAACTCACCCTTCCATGGAACCAACATGCGCGGCGGCCCGGTGGCTACCATTGTCGCCGGCAATCTTGTGTGGAACGTGGAAAGAAAGTCATCCGTCTAGTCCTCATGTCCATCACTCCTGAAACTGCCGCGGAGAAGGCTCCACAGAACTATCTGGCGCGGACCTTCCGTCCGTTTGAACACCGCGATTTCCGGCTGATGTGGACCGGCGCGTTCACCTCCACCACGGGCACGTGGATGCAGCAAGTGGCGCTGAGCTGGCTGGTTCTGGATCTCACCAACTCGGCATTCTATCTTGGGTTGGTGGCGTTTCTGGCGGACCTGCCCATCATTTTGTTTTCTCTTGTCGGCGGAGTGGTGGCCGACCGCGCCGATCGCCGTAAGCTGTTGCTGGGCTCGCAGTACACGCAGATGATCTCAGCTTTTGCACTGACGGCGTTAGTGGCGCTGGGATCGGTAAACATCTGGCATATTCTGGCGCTGGTGTTCATCTCCGGCGTGGGACAGGCGTTTGGAGGGCCGGCGTATCAGGCGCTGATTCCCGGCCTGGTGGGCCGAGAAGAAGTGCCCAATGCCATCGCGCTGAACTCCATCCAATTCAATCTGGCGCGCATGGTGGGGCCGCTGATCGCCGGCGGCGTAATGGCCGCGGGCGGCATGGTCCTGTGCTTTGGCTTGAATGGCCTATCGTTTTTCGCCGTGGTCGTCAGCCTGTACATGATCAAGTCGACGTTCACACCAAAGAAGACGCAGGAAACGGT
Above is a genomic segment from Acidobacteriota bacterium containing:
- a CDS encoding aspartate carbamoyltransferase catalytic subunit — its product is MPNRGLLDIENLSVEQIQHILDRARFYQPIEARTGKKLDKLAGKTIIHLFFESSTRTRTSFEIAAKRLGADTISITASGSSVDKGESLLDTVNTLAAMRPDAIVMRHVASGAPHFLARCLAARNVATPIINAGDGTHEHPTQGLLDALTILDHKPSLAGLRVAIIGDISHSRVARSNIHLLTKFGAKVVLCGPPPMLPRAFEMFSPLVERTYRMEEAIARADVIMMLRVQLERQGKSLFASDNEYFRYYGLRLEHLQIAQPDAIVMHPGPINRGRELSSEVADFPRSAILNQVENGISVRMAVLDLMLAAGPEGKN
- a CDS encoding MFS transporter; amino-acid sequence: MERGKKVIRLVLMSITPETAAEKAPQNYLARTFRPFEHRDFRLMWTGAFTSTTGTWMQQVALSWLVLDLTNSAFYLGLVAFLADLPIILFSLVGGVVADRADRRKLLLGSQYTQMISAFALTALVALGSVNIWHILALVFISGVGQAFGGPAYQALIPGLVGREEVPNAIALNSIQFNLARMVGPLIAGGVMAAGGMVLCFGLNGLSFFAVVVSLYMIKSTFTPKKTQETVYEGLKQGFVYVKSRGALWQLSILGFISTFCAIPIMTLLPVFARQVFHLDATGFSYLVATSGAGAITGAILYAGLPHDQRQVGLTLKVQGSLAILLGVFALSRNLTLSYFVLFLTGLSIIILFASITSLVQLGTAEEMRGRTMSIFMLAFRGGMPLGGLAIGALAEKFSPSMALLGAAIVLGAAALAVQLFGTGMKRL
- a CDS encoding dihydroorotase, coding for MTTPSPTELIIRHGRVMDPSQNVDRTCDLLVRQGRVVGLGALGDNLPAPASDARMVDATGCIVAPGFIDLHCHLREPGKEYAETIESGGRAAAAGGFTSVLSMPNTRPVNDSAAVTRFIIETARKLSPVNVFPVGAITEGSKGEQLAPFAEMQEAGAVALTDDGLPVMNAGMMRHAMSYAAGLGLTVIDHAEDLNLTGAGQMHEGYTAVRLGLAGISGASEEIMVGRNILLAATTGAHYHVAHLSTAGALEMVREAKRRGLKVTCEVTPHHFSLIDEDVKDYDTNYKMKPPLRSRADREALLQGFADGTVDAIGTDHAPHAGSEKMQEFAQAPFGIIGLETALGLALDRLVHTGRSTLTRLVELMAVNPARIAGLDKTGRGTLKPGSVADITIFDPERNWTYDANQSFSRSKNSPFHGTNMRGGPVATIVAGNLVWNVERKSSV